The Budorcas taxicolor isolate Tak-1 chromosome 2, Takin1.1, whole genome shotgun sequence genome window below encodes:
- the LOC128068590 gene encoding GTP-binding nuclear protein Ran — protein sequence MAAQGEPQVQFKLVLVGDGGTGKTTFVKRHLTGEFEKKYVATLGVEVHPLVFHTNRGPIKFNVWDTAGQEKFGGLRDGYYIQAQCAIIMFDVTSRVTYKNVPNWHRDLVRVCENIPIVLCGNKVDIKDRKVKAKSIVFHRKKNLQYYDISAKSNYNFEKPFLWLARKLIGDPNLEFVAMPALAPPEVVMDPALAAQYEHDLEVAQTTALPDEDDDL from the coding sequence ATGGCTGCCCAAGGAGAACCCCAAGTTCAGTTCAAACTTGTTCTGGTTGGTGATGGtggtactggaaaaactacattcGTGAAGCGTCATCTGACTGGTGAATTTGAGAAGAAGTATGTAGCTACCTTGGGTGTTGAGGTCCATCCTCTTGTGTTCCATACCAACAGAGGACCTATTAAGTTCAATGTATGGGATACAGCTGGTCAGGAGAAATTTGGTGGACTGAGAGATGGTTATTATATACAAGCTCAGTGTGCCATTATAATGTTTGACGTAACATCAAGAGTTACTTACAAGAATGTGCCTAACTGGCATAGAGATCTGGTACGAGTGTGTGAGAACATCCCAATTGTGTTGTGTGGCAACAAAGTGGATATTAAGGACAGAAAGGTTAAGGCAAAGTCAATTGTCTTCCACCGAAAGAAGAATCTTCAGTACTATGACATTTCTGCCAAAAGTAACTACAACTTTGAAAAGCCCTTCCTCTGGCTTGCTAGAAAACTGATTGGAGACCCTAACTTGGAGTTTGTCGCCATGCCTGCTCTTGCCCCGCCAGAGGTGGTCATGGACCCAGCCTTGGCAGCACAGTACGAGCACGATTTAGAGGTTGCTCAGACAACTGCTCTCCCGGATGAAGATGATGACCTGTGA